The DNA window GTCTCCTTTTTTTAATCGTTTTGGTAAAGTTCTCACACAATCTACTCCTTTTACTCATTTAATCTTTCTCTAGTATAAACTGAAATGCTCGTCGAATAATAAAATTCCGCTTTAACAGAACTTTGTCTGCATTTCGAGTTTAGTCATAACCAACATCGCGCGGTAAGCTTCTAACATATCCTTTGCTTGAAACTGAACAACGGTAGTCCCTTTTTCTAACACACAATCAGCATCATAGTAGCAAGTTCGGCTTCTCCAATTCGAACTTCAAGAGCGGACTTGCTGGTGACACATGTGGTTTCACATTCTCCTTATTATCAATCGCACGAACTGTTCTTTCTTGGAGAAGTTAGTGTGCTTTTTTCGGCTGCAGTGTGCAAACTGCTGAACGTGTCAGCGATTGTTTAACAGCTGCAGTAGTCACATAAGGAATAAGCACTTCTGCTTCTCGACACCCACAATCATCTCCTGCAATGTAAGCATTAAAACTGAGCTCGCCAACTTCTATATCATTGATCCACATCGTTCGAACGGCAAAATCATCGAATAAGCCATTGCGACCTTTTGCCCAGCTCGTGCATGATAGCCAGCAAAAAATGCACCCGTAAATCGACTATCCAATCCTTCCACCATTGAATAAGCATTTACACCACCTTATGTATAATCCGGCAATGCTGTCACACCTTCCATATCATAGATAAATAAAATTTTATCGACAAACCTCCTTCTTCTTTTAGCATTCTTATGACTCAATGTACCAATACCGCTTTAAGAGTTCAATTGATCAGCTAATGATAGTTGACCGAAATCAACGAAAAAAATCTTTTTGTTATACTTTTTAGAATTTTTAGTTATTTTGTACGATGTTTATTACGAATCAGTCATTTATACTAAAAACAAGTTAGCAAACCGCTTAACTTATCAGTAAGATCTTCCAGTAATAAACTTTTAAAAAAGGAGTGGGTAGAGATGATGAATTTCGATAAAGTACTAGAACTAGGTTGGGGAGATCTTGCAATCGGAGTGGCTGGCTCTACAGCAGTTATGCTGTTTATCAATTTTTACACTTTGATGTAAGGGGTGACTTATGAATAACGCAGATATTTAAAAGCTCTTTTCTGATTTTTATTGGAAAAGAGCTTTTAATGTGGATTTTTTCGCATCTAAAAACGCCTTTCCAATTTGATCTGGAAAGACGTTTTATCCATAGGCTGCTATATTCACTTTACAAACCTCCATGTAATTGTTGTGATTCGCGCTGCTCGGCCAAC is part of the Planococcus sp. PAMC 21323 genome and encodes:
- a CDS encoding M55 family metallopeptidase; amino-acid sequence: MWINDIEVGELSFNAYIAGDDCGCREAEVLIPYVTTAAVKQSLTRSAVCTLQPKKAH